One Octopus sinensis linkage group LG11, ASM634580v1, whole genome shotgun sequence genomic window carries:
- the LOC118765363 gene encoding multiple coagulation factor deficiency protein 2 homolog: MEGSQKMILFWMLMSVMVLLSPGHRINTASDFYHSSVIEDEKHIRSHLQEITNIGEKELSPEEIEFHFFKLHDLNNDTLLDGLEILAALFHSQPTEDIVPGLSEQEMKLKSRDQIKKIRKERQEKVIHYYTDIIDEVFEKDDLNDDGYLDYMEFTRTHRRNQKRFSTPQDKEIHVTKTKP, encoded by the exons ATGGAAGGGTCTCAGAAGATGATCCTCTTCTGGATGTTGATGTCAGTTATGGTGCTTCTTAGCCCTGGACATCGGATCAACACAGCATCAGATTTTTACCATTCTAGCGTCATCGAAGATGAAAA aCATATCAGAAGTCATTTGCAAGAAATTACCAATATTGGCGAAAAGGAACTGAGCCCTGAAGAAATAGAATTCCATTTCTTCAA gTTACATGACTTAAACAACGACACGCTGCTCGATGGTCTTGAAATCCTGGCTGCTTTGTTCCATTCGCAGCCAACGGAAGACATCGTGCCAGGGTTAAGTGAACAAGAAATGAAACTCAAGTCCCGAGATCAAATCAAGAAGATCCGTAAAGAGAGGCAGGAGAAAGTGATACATTATTACACAg ACATAATTGACGAAGTCTTTGAGAAAGATGACCTCAATGATGATGGTTACCTGGACTACATGGAATTTACCAGAACTCACAGACGAAACCAGAAGAGATTCAGTACCCCACAGGACAAAGAGATTCATGTCACCAAAACAAAACCataa